AAGCAGGCTGACAGTGTAGAGCAAGCTGTTTATTACTGTAAGAAGTGCACTTACCGAGATCCTCTTTATGAAATAGTTAGGAAGCACATTTACAGGGAACATTTTCAGCATGTGGCAGCACCGTACATAGCAAAGGCAGGAGAAAAATCTCTCAATGGTGCAGTCCCCTTAGGCTCAAGTGCCCGGGAAGAGTGTAGTATTCACTGCAAGCGATGCCTTTTTATGCCAAAGTCCTATGAAGCTTTGGTACAACATGTCATCGAAGACCACGAACGCATAGGCTATCAGGTCACTGCCATGATCGGACACACAAATGTGGTGGTTCCCCGATCCAAACCCTTGATGCTAATTGCTCCCAAACCTCAAGAGAAAAAGGGCATGGGACTCCCACCAAGAATTGGTGCCCTTGCTTCTGGAAATGTCCGGTCTTTACCATCACAGCAGATGGTGAATCGACTGTCAATACCAAAGCCTAACTTAAATTCCACAGGAGTCAACATGATGTCCAATGTTCACCTGCAGCAGAATAACTATGGAGTCAAGTCTGTAGGCCAGGGCTATGGCGTTGGTCAATCAATGAGACTGGGTCTAGGTGGCAATGCACCAGTTTCCATCCCTCAGCAGTCTCAGTCTGTGAAACAGTTACTCCCAAGTGGAAATGGAAGATCTTATGGCCTTGGGACAGAGCAGAGGTCCCAGGCACCAGCAAGATACTCCCTACAGGCCGCTAATGCCTCTTCTCTCTCATCAGGCCAGTTAAAGTCTCCTTCCCTCTCCCAGTCACAGGCCTCCAGAGTATTAGGTCAGTCCAGTTCCAAACCTCCTGCAGCTGCCACAGGTCCCCCTCCAGCCAATACTTCTGCAACTCAAAAGTGGAAAATTTGTACAATCTGTAATGAGCTTTTTCCTGAAAATGTCTATAGTGTGCACttcgaaaaagaacataaagctgAGAAAGTCCCAGCAGTGGCCAACTACATTATGAAGATACACaattttactagcaaatgcctcTACTGTAATCGCTATTTGCCCACAGACACCTTGCTCAACCATATGTTAATTCATGGTCTGTCTTGTCCATACTGCCGGTCAACTTTCAATGACGTGGAAAAGATGGCTGCACACATGCGAATGGTTCACATAGACGAAGAGATGGGACCTAAAACGGATTCTACTTTGAGTTTTGATTTGACATTGCAGCAAGGAAGTCACACTAACATCCATCTCCTGGTAACCACCTATAACCTGAGGGATGCCCCCGCTGAGTCTGTTGCTTACCATGCCCAGAATAACCCTCCAGTTCCTCCAAAGCCACAACCAAAAGTTCAGGAAAAGGCAGATATCCCTGTCAAAAGTTCACCTCAAGCTGCAGTGCCCTATAAGAAAGATGTTGGAAAAACCCTTTGCCCTCTTTGCTTTTCAATCCTGAAAGGACCCATATCTGATGCACTTGCACATCATTTACGAGAGAGGCACCAGGTTATTCAGACGGTTCATCCAGTGGAGAAAAAGCTCACCTACAAATGCATCCACTGCCTGGGTGTGTATACCAGCAACATGACCGCCTCAACTATCACTCTACATCTGGTGCACTGCAGGGGTGTCGGAAAGACCCAGAACGGCCAGGATAAGACGAACGCACCCTCTCGGCTTAATCAGTCTCCAGGCCTGGCACCTGTGAAGCGCACCTATGAGCAAATGGAGTTTCCCTTGCTGAAGAAACGAAAGTTGGATGAAGACAGTGATTCACCCGGCTGCTTTGAAGAGAAGCCTGAAGAGCCTGTCGTTTTAGCTTTAGACCCCAAGGGTCACGAAGATGATTCCTATGAAGCCAGAAAAAGCTTtctaacaaagtatttcaacaaaCAGCCCTATCCCACCAGGAGAGAAATTGAGAAGTTGGCAGCCAGCTTGTGGTTGTGGAAGAGCGACATTGCATCCCATTTTAGTAACAAACGGAAGAAGTGTGTTCGTGATTGTGAAAAGTACAAGCCTGGGGTGTTGCTTGGATTTAACATGAAAGAATTAAATAAAGTCAAACATGAGATGGATTTTGACGCGGAGTGGCTGTTTGAAAATCATGATGAGAAGGATTCCAGAGTCAATGCTAGTAAGACTGTTGACAAAAAGCTTAACCTTGGGAAGGAGGATGACAGTTCCTCAGATAGTTTTGAAAATTTAGAAGAAGACTCCAATAGAAGTGGTAGCCCTTTTGATCCTGTTTTTGAAGTTGAGCCTAAAATCCCTAATGATAACCCAGAGGAGCATGTACCGAAGATAATTCCTGAGGATGCTTTAGAATCTGATGAGAAGCTAGACCAAAAAGAGGAGGATGGTTCAAAATATGAAACTGTTCATTTGACTGAGGAGCCAGCCAAACTCATGCGGGACGCCTCTGACAGTGAGGTCGACCAAGACGATGTGGTTGAGTGGAAGGACGGGGCCTCGCCCTCTGAGAGTGGGCCTGGCTCCCAGCAGTTGTCGGACTTCGAGGATAACACTTGTGAGGTAAAACCAGGAACCTGGTCTGATGAATCTTCCCAGAGTGAAGATGCCAGGAGCAGTAAGCCAGCTGCCAAAAAAAAGGCTCCAGTGCAAGGTGACAGAGAGCAGTTGAAGTGGAAGAATAGTTCCTATGGAAAAGTGGAAGGGTTTTGGTCCAAGGACCAGTCACAGTGGAAGAACACACCAGAGAACAGTGAGCGCTTACCTAACCCCCAAATTGAGTGGCAGAATAGCACAATTGACAGTGAGGACGGGGAGCAGTTTGACAATATGACTGATGGAGTAGCTGAGCCGATGCACGGCAGCTTAACCGGAGTTAAACTGAGCAGCCAGCAGGCATGAGCGCCTGGGAGGCCACATTGGGGACACGCTGCAGCGGCAGGAACTCTCTTTCAGTCTGACTGCAAAGCTCTTTAACTGGTACTGCCTTGGGAGGACTGGTCAGCAGGCTGTGGGGACACATGGCCACTGCAGTCCCGCTGGTCATTTCTAAGTCTATGGCACGTTTGGCTGATCTCGGCTTCAGAACCTTCTCTGACAGACACGGTAACTAAATGTGAAAAACCCTAAGCTGGTGGCTCACGAACGCACACGAGGAAAAGCAGAGGTTTCTTTTATCTGCCTTTCAATATTCCTTTCCCTCTGTACAATGTTTGGTTGGATGTCCTTGAGAAGCGTTACCTGATTCACATGGTCTTGTAGGGCCAACATACAAGCTACCAGTCTCATGTGTACAGTAGACTTGGggaaattggatttttttttttttttcatgtattcatTCTGAATAGTTGAAATGTATATTTGTACAGTCTTTTAGACCTATTCAAGTGATGCTTATGATATTGTTATTGTGTGCCCCATCatagatttgtttctttttttttagtgttgCCCTTGCTGTGTAATAAATGCTATATCTAGTTTACCTAGCAAAAGCTTGAACCTGCGCTAGTATGGACCTTTGGACAGACTTAGTTTTTGCACATAACCTTGTACAATCTTGCAACAGAGGCCAGCCACGTAAGATATATATCTGGACTCTCTTGTATTATAGAATTTTTCTTGTTCTGAATATCCTTGACATTACAGctgtcaaaaacaaaaactggtATTTCAGATCTGTTTCTGAAACCTTTTAAGCtaaaaatcacatcaagaattgacTTTGCAGCTACTAATTTTGACACCTTTTAGATCTGTATAAAAGTGTGTTGTGTTACAGCAGCAGACCAATGAGTGCTGCCTTTTGGATATTTAGTTTATCTTTAGTTAAGCACCACCCTGGTGCGTTCATTTATACCATCTAATATATGACACACTGTTGTAGTATgtataattttgtgatctttttttccctttgtatTCATTTTAAGCATCTAAATAAATTGCTGTATTGTGCTTAATgtaaatatttgctttattaCCACGACAGACCTATGTGTCCATTATATATTGTGCCATTTGATGCTATGGCACTCTTTCATCAGAGACAGAAGCCACATCACTAGGGAAACTTGTGGAAAACTGAGATCTGCCATTTACATAGAGAATGCTTTCTCTCAAGGCACTTGTTACAGATTATTTTGGTTTTGTGTTTTTAGCTGTAAAAGTATAAACACCCGTTAGTTCTTCAGTTCCCCTTTTGTTAAGGGACAAAG
This region of Callospermophilus lateralis isolate mCalLat2 chromosome 3, mCalLat2.hap1, whole genome shotgun sequence genomic DNA includes:
- the Adnp gene encoding activity-dependent neuroprotector homeobox protein isoform X1; protein product: MFQLPVNNLGSLRKARKTVKKILSDIGLEYCKEHIEDFKQFEPNDFYLKNTTWEDVGLWDPSLTKNQDYRTKPFCCSACPFSSKFFSAYKSHFRNVHSEDFENRILLNCPYCTFNADKKTLETHIKIFHAPNASAPSSSLSTFKDKNKNDGLKPKQADSVEQAVYYCKKCTYRDPLYEIVRKHIYREHFQHVAAPYIAKAGEKSLNGAVPLGSSAREECSIHCKRCLFMPKSYEALVQHVIEDHERIGYQVTAMIGHTNVVVPRSKPLMLIAPKPQEKKGMGLPPRIGALASGNVRSLPSQQMVNRLSIPKPNLNSTGVNMMSNVHLQQNNYGVKSVGQGYGVGQSMRLGLGGNAPVSIPQQSQSVKQLLPSGNGRSYGLGTEQRSQAPARYSLQAANASSLSSGQLKSPSLSQSQASRVLGQSSSKPPAAATGPPPANTSATQKWKICTICNELFPENVYSVHFEKEHKAEKVPAVANYIMKIHNFTSKCLYCNRYLPTDTLLNHMLIHGLSCPYCRSTFNDVEKMAAHMRMVHIDEEMGPKTDSTLSFDLTLQQGSHTNIHLLVTTYNLRDAPAESVAYHAQNNPPVPPKPQPKVQEKADIPVKSSPQAAVPYKKDVGKTLCPLCFSILKGPISDALAHHLRERHQVIQTVHPVEKKLTYKCIHCLGVYTSNMTASTITLHLVHCRGVGKTQNGQDKTNAPSRLNQSPGLAPVKRTYEQMEFPLLKKRKLDEDSDSPGCFEEKPEEPVVLALDPKGHEDDSYEARKSFLTKYFNKQPYPTRREIEKLAASLWLWKSDIASHFSNKRKKCVRDCEKYKPGVLLGFNMKELNKVKHEMDFDAEWLFENHDEKDSRVNASKTVDKKLNLGKEDDSSSDSFENLEEDSNRSGSPFDPVFEVEPKIPNDNPEEHVPKIIPEDALESDEKLDQKEEDGSKYETVHLTEEPAKLMRDASDSEVDQDDVVEWKDGASPSESGPGSQQLSDFEDNTCEVKPGTWSDESSQSEDARSSKPAAKKKAPVQGDREQLKWKNSSYGKVEGFWSKDQSQWKNTPENSERLPNPQIEWQNSTIDSEDGEQFDNMTDGVAEPMHGSLTGVKLSSQQA
- the Adnp gene encoding activity-dependent neuroprotector homeobox protein isoform X2; its protein translation is MPKSYEALVQHVIEDHERIGYQVTAMIGHTNVVVPRSKPLMLIAPKPQEKKGMGLPPRIGALASGNVRSLPSQQMVNRLSIPKPNLNSTGVNMMSNVHLQQNNYGVKSVGQGYGVGQSMRLGLGGNAPVSIPQQSQSVKQLLPSGNGRSYGLGTEQRSQAPARYSLQAANASSLSSGQLKSPSLSQSQASRVLGQSSSKPPAAATGPPPANTSATQKWKICTICNELFPENVYSVHFEKEHKAEKVPAVANYIMKIHNFTSKCLYCNRYLPTDTLLNHMLIHGLSCPYCRSTFNDVEKMAAHMRMVHIDEEMGPKTDSTLSFDLTLQQGSHTNIHLLVTTYNLRDAPAESVAYHAQNNPPVPPKPQPKVQEKADIPVKSSPQAAVPYKKDVGKTLCPLCFSILKGPISDALAHHLRERHQVIQTVHPVEKKLTYKCIHCLGVYTSNMTASTITLHLVHCRGVGKTQNGQDKTNAPSRLNQSPGLAPVKRTYEQMEFPLLKKRKLDEDSDSPGCFEEKPEEPVVLALDPKGHEDDSYEARKSFLTKYFNKQPYPTRREIEKLAASLWLWKSDIASHFSNKRKKCVRDCEKYKPGVLLGFNMKELNKVKHEMDFDAEWLFENHDEKDSRVNASKTVDKKLNLGKEDDSSSDSFENLEEDSNRSGSPFDPVFEVEPKIPNDNPEEHVPKIIPEDALESDEKLDQKEEDGSKYETVHLTEEPAKLMRDASDSEVDQDDVVEWKDGASPSESGPGSQQLSDFEDNTCEVKPGTWSDESSQSEDARSSKPAAKKKAPVQGDREQLKWKNSSYGKVEGFWSKDQSQWKNTPENSERLPNPQIEWQNSTIDSEDGEQFDNMTDGVAEPMHGSLTGVKLSSQQA